One Parageobacillus sp. KH3-4 genomic region harbors:
- the mutL gene encoding DNA mismatch repair endonuclease MutL, translating into MGKIHKLDDQLSNKIAAGEVVERPASVVKELVENAIDANSTIIEIELEEAGLMKIRVIDNGDGMEEDDCLIAFERHATSKIKDEHDLFRIRTLGFRGEALPSIASVSEVEMKTGTGDGPGTRVVFKGGRLVKRERTASRKGTDITVSNLFFNTPARLKYMKTIHTELGHITDVINRLAMAHPDVSFRLRHHGKQLLYTSGNGDVRHVLAAIYGMDVAKKMIPIQAESLDFTVQGFISLPEVTRASRNYMSTIVNGRYVRNVPLMKAIEAGYHTFLPIGRYPIVLLSVTMDPILVDVNVHPAKLEVRFSKEAELNELVTQAVRQALQARTLIPEMTAKPKETPKLKAEQTTWTFEHVVKEPIVSPLIHVEEPKQPSQAEEQKEELPPLPPQAEATKNSADEERVETSEKTESAEREQARVNDRLPPLYPIGQMHGTYILAQNERGLYIIDQHAAQERIKYEYFREKVGEVTNEVQELLVPLTFHYPADEYVLIDAHREELAKCGVFLEPFGHNTFIVRSHPSWFPKGEEAEIIEEMIQQVIEMKKVDIKQLREKAAILMSCKRSIKANEYLRDDEIFALLESLRKTTDPFTCPHGRPIIIHFSTYELEKMFKRVM; encoded by the coding sequence ATGGGAAAAATTCATAAGCTCGACGACCAGCTGTCCAATAAAATCGCTGCAGGAGAAGTCGTCGAGCGCCCTGCCTCCGTCGTCAAAGAGCTCGTGGAAAACGCGATTGACGCGAATAGCACCATCATTGAAATTGAGTTAGAAGAAGCGGGACTGATGAAAATTCGCGTCATCGATAATGGAGATGGAATGGAAGAAGATGATTGTCTCATCGCATTTGAGCGGCATGCGACAAGCAAAATTAAGGACGAGCATGATTTGTTCCGCATCCGCACGCTTGGTTTTCGCGGCGAAGCGCTGCCGAGCATCGCCTCCGTCTCAGAAGTCGAAATGAAGACAGGCACCGGCGATGGTCCGGGAACGCGGGTTGTCTTCAAAGGCGGCAGACTCGTCAAACGCGAACGGACAGCAAGCCGCAAAGGGACGGATATTACCGTATCCAACTTGTTTTTTAATACACCGGCTCGCTTAAAATATATGAAAACGATTCATACGGAGCTTGGGCATATCACCGATGTCATTAATCGCCTTGCCATGGCGCATCCTGACGTTTCGTTTCGCTTGCGCCATCACGGGAAGCAGCTGCTTTATACGAGTGGAAACGGTGATGTGCGCCATGTGCTTGCCGCGATTTACGGCATGGATGTCGCGAAAAAAATGATTCCGATTCAAGCGGAATCGCTTGATTTCACTGTCCAAGGCTTCATTTCGCTTCCAGAAGTGACGCGCGCGTCGCGAAACTACATGTCCACGATCGTCAACGGGCGATATGTGCGCAACGTTCCGCTCATGAAAGCGATCGAAGCGGGATATCATACGTTTTTGCCGATCGGCCGCTATCCGATTGTACTTTTATCGGTGACGATGGATCCGATTTTAGTCGATGTCAACGTCCATCCGGCGAAATTGGAAGTACGTTTCAGCAAAGAAGCCGAATTAAATGAGCTCGTCACCCAAGCCGTCCGCCAGGCGCTTCAAGCGCGGACGCTTATTCCCGAGATGACCGCCAAGCCAAAAGAAACGCCAAAACTAAAAGCGGAACAGACAACTTGGACGTTTGAACATGTCGTGAAAGAGCCAATTGTTTCTCCACTCATTCATGTCGAGGAACCGAAACAACCGAGTCAAGCGGAAGAACAGAAGGAAGAACTCCCTCCGCTGCCGCCGCAAGCGGAAGCAACAAAAAATAGCGCGGATGAGGAACGGGTTGAGACGAGCGAGAAGACGGAATCAGCCGAACGAGAACAAGCGCGCGTGAATGACCGGCTTCCGCCGCTTTATCCAATCGGACAAATGCACGGAACGTACATTTTGGCGCAAAACGAGAGAGGGCTTTACATCATTGACCAGCACGCCGCCCAAGAGCGCATTAAGTACGAATATTTTCGCGAAAAAGTTGGGGAAGTAACAAACGAAGTGCAGGAATTGCTCGTTCCGCTTACGTTCCATTATCCGGCCGACGAATATGTGCTGATTGATGCGCATCGTGAAGAATTGGCGAAATGCGGCGTTTTTTTAGAACCGTTCGGCCACAATACGTTCATTGTCCGCTCCCACCCATCATGGTTTCCAAAAGGGGAAGAAGCGGAAATTATTGAAGAAATGATCCAGCAAGTCATCGAGATGAAAAAAGTCGATATTAAGCAGCTCCGTGAAAAAGCAGCGATTTTAATGAGCTGCAAACGCTCGATAAAAGCGAATGAGTACTTGCGCGATGACGAAATCTTCGCCCTGTTGGAATCATTGCGCAAAACGACCGATCCGTTTACGTGCCCGCACGGCCGACCGATCATTATCCATTTTTCTACATATGAGCTCGAAAAAATGTTTAAGCGGGTGATGTAA